From one Coffea eugenioides isolate CCC68of chromosome 11, Ceug_1.0, whole genome shotgun sequence genomic stretch:
- the LOC113751385 gene encoding ankyrin-3-like isoform X2, with protein MFRGYATTAAAREGHIEILKMLISGGAAQSACEEALLEACYLGRARPAELLMASDMVRPHVAVHALVTASFRGFKDFVDTLLKCGVDCNATARVLLQSSKPSLHANFDCNSLAAAILGRQISVVRLLLQVGARTDITVRLGAWSWDAATGEQFRVGAGLAEPYHVTWCAVEFFESSGAILRMLLQHLSPNIPHLGRTIIHHAILCGNARAVEVLLACGADAEFPVKTKQTAHRPIHMASEHGLAGALHHLINAGCDLNSLTESGETALMISARCKQEECLKLLTAAGADFGLSNIAGQCAKSIAGSVRWAYGFERAVLDVIRDGKNARSSNAAIFSSLIFVTQANDIEALKKLLKQPEINLDEQDENGFSAVMVVAAGGNVEAFRLLVHAGADVNLANNYGETAITLAEKHQNSDAFEKVMLNFLRAKGDNSYGGSSTLHRAAHNGDLNLVQALINEGYDVNLSDCDGYTPLMLAARAGNKSMCELLISRGARCDIKNAKLETALSLARENGGGKDAEAVILDELARTLVVGGAQVKKHIKQGKGSPHGKVLKMVGATGELRWGKSRKRNVICRGAEVGASATFRWNRRKKLDADEPGVFRVKTTKNKEVHFVCEGGLEMAELWVRGIRLVTREAIFGK; from the exons ATGTTTCGAGGCTATGCCACAACAGCAGCTGCAAGAGAGGGCCATATTGAGATTTTGAAGATGTTAATTAGTGGGGGAGCAGCTCAATCTGCATGCGAAGAGGCTCTGTTGGAGGCATGCTACCTGGGGCGGGCCAGACCAGCTGAGCTTCTCATGGCCTCTGATATGGTCCGCCCACATGTTGCTGTACACGCCCTTGTCACTGCATCTTTTAGAGGGTTTAAAGACTTTGTGGACACACTTCTCAAG TGTGGTGTGGACTGTAATGCCACAGCCAGGGTGCTGCTTCAATCTTCCAAGCCATCTCTTCATGCCAATTTTGACTGTAACTCTCTGGCTGCTGCCATTCTTGGTAGGCAAATTTCTGTTGTTCGGCTGCTGTTACAG GTTGGTGCCAGAACAGATATCACGGTCAGGCTGGGAGCTTGGTCATGGGACGCTGCCACTGGAGAACAGTTCCGAGTAGGTGCAGGTCTGGCTGAGCCTTACCATGTAACGTGGTGTGCAGTGGAGTTCTTTGAATCCAGCGGTGCCATACTGAGGATGCTCCTCCAGCACCTTTCTCCTAATATTCCCCATTTAGGGAGGACAATCATCCACCACGCGATTCTCTGTGGAAATGCCAGAGCAGTTGAGGTGCTTTTAGCTTGTGGTGCTGATGCAGAATTCCCAGTCAAAACTAAACAAACAGCGCACCGTCCCATACATATGGCATCAGAACATGGGTTGGCCGGAGCTCTTCACCACCTTATTAATGCCGGCTGTGATCTGAACTCTCTCACAGAATCCGGTGAGACTGCACTGATGATTAGTGCTAGATGCAAGCAAGAGGAGTGCCTAAAACTTCTTACTGCAGCTGGTGCAGACTTTGGTTTGTCCAACATCGCTGGGCAGTGTGCCAAGTCAATTGCTGGATCAGTACGGTGGGCATATGGCTTCGAGCGAGCAGTTTTAGATGTTATTCGAGATGGGAAGAATGCTCGATCTAGCAATGCTGCAATTTTTTCTTCCTTAATATTTGTTACCCAAGCAAATGATATCGAGGCCTTGAAGAAACTTCTCAAGCAACCGGAGATAAATCTCGACGAGCAAGATGAAAATGGATTCTCAGCAGTCATGGTTGTGGCGGCGGGTGGTAATGTGGAGGCTTTTAGGTTGCTTGTTCATGCCGGAGCTGATGTAAATTTGGCTAACAACTATGGCGAAACCGCTATTACTTTGGCTGAAAAACACCAGAACAGTGATGCATTTGAAAAAGTAATGCTGAACTTCTTGCGTGCCAAGGGAGACAACAGCTACGGTGGATCTTCAACTCTACACCGTGCGGCACATAATGGCGACCTCAATCTGGTGCAAGCTTTGATAAACGAAGGATATGACGTCAATCTTTCTGATTGCGATGGATACACCCCACTGATGTTAGCAGCTAGGGCCGGAAACAAGAGCATGTGCGAGCTTTTGATATCTCGTGGTGCTAGATGTGACATTAAGAATGCAAAGCTTGAGACTGCACTCTCACTTGCCAGAGAGAACGGTGGTGGAAAAGACGCTGAAGCTGTGATACTGGATGAACTAGCTCGAACGCTCGTGGTAGGAGGAGCTCAAGTGAAGAAGCACATAAAGCAAGGCAAAGGAAGTCCCCATGGCAAGGTACTAAAGATGGTTGGAGCTACTGGTGAGCTGAGGTGGGgaaaatctaggaagagaaaCGTGATATGCCGCGGGGCAGAGGTTGGTGCGAGCGCGACGTTCCGGTGGAACAGACGAAAGAAGCTCGATGCCGATGAGCCGGGAGTTTTCCGGGTAAAAACCACAAAGAACAAGGAAGTGCATTTTGTGTGCGAGGGTGGACTTGAAATGGCAGAGCTGTGGGTGAGGGGAATTAGGCTTGTGACAAGGGAAGCTATTTTTGGCAAATAA
- the LOC113751779 gene encoding NADH dehydrogenase [ubiquinone] flavoprotein 1, mitochondrial: MAPIKGILSSQGISLVKQSEHWVLGSRLFSTQAASTASTPQPPPPPPPPEKTHFGGLKDEDRIFTNVYGLHDPFLKGAMKRGDWHRTKDLVLKGADWIVNEMKKSGLRGRGGAGFPSGLKWSFMPKVSDGRPSYLVVNADESEPGTCKDREIMRHDPHKLLEGCLIAGVGMRATAAYIYIRGEYVNERKNLEKARREAYEAGLLGKNACGSGYDFDVHIHFGAGAYICGEETALLESLEGKQGKPRLKPPFPANSGLYGCPSTVTNVETVAVSPTILRRGPEWFASFGRKNNSGTKLFCISGHVNKPCTVEEEMSIPLKELIERHCGGVRGGWDNLLAIIPGGSSVPLIPKHICEDVLMDFDALKAVQSGLGTAAVIVMDKSTDVVDAIARLSYFYKHESCGQCTPCREGTGWLWMIMERLKVGNAKLEEIDMLQEVTKQIEGHTICALGDAAAWPVQGLIRHFRPELERRIRERAERELQQAAAA, from the exons ATG GCACCCATAAAGGGCATCCTTTCTTCACAAGGGATATCTTTGGTCAAGCAGTCTGAGCATTGGGTCCTGGGCAGTAGATTATTCAGCACTCAGGCTGCATCAACTGCTAGCACCCCACAGCCTCCCCCTCCTCCCCCACCTCCTGAGAAAACCCACTTTGGTGGCCTCAAAGATGAGGATCGCATTTTTACAAATGTATATGGTTTGCATGACCCTTTTCTCAAGGGTGCTATGAAACGAGGAGACTGGCATAGAACAAAAGACCTGGTACTCAAGGGTGCTGATTGGATTGTCAATGAAATGAAGAAATCTGGTCTTCGTGGGCGTGGTGGTGCTGGGTTTCCCTCTGGTCTTAAATGGTCCTTCATGCCAAAGGTGTCTGATGGTCGTCCCTCCTATCTTGTTGTCAATGCTGATGAGAGTGAACCTGGAACCTGTAAAGATAGGGAGATAATGCGCCATGATCCACACAAACTATTAGAAGGTTGTTTAATTGCTGGAGTGGGTATGAGAGCTACTGCTGCCTATATTTACATCAGGGGTGAGTATGTCAATGAGCGGAAAAATCTGGAGAAAGCCAGAAGAGAAGCTTATGAAGCTGGCTTATTAGGAAAAAATGCATGTGGGTCTGGTTATGACTTCGATGTACATATCCACTTCGGAGCTGGTGCTTATATTTGTGGTGAGGAGACAGCTCTTCTAGAGAGCCTCGAGGGCAAACAAGGAAAACCCAGATTGAAGCCTCCTTTTCCTGCTAATTCCGGGCTGTATGGGTGTCCCAGTACCGTCACAAATGTGGAAACAGTAGCTGTTTCACCTACCATTTTGAGGCGGGGCCCCGAGTGGTTCGCTAGTTTTGGTAGGAAAAACAATTCTGGAACAAAACTTTTTTGCATCTCAGGGCATGTGAACAAGCCTTGCACAGTCGAGGAGGAGATGAGTATACCATTAAAGGAACTTATAGAGAGGCACTGTGGTGGTGTTCGCGGTGGATGGGACAATTTACTTGCTATTATCCCAGGAGGTTCATCTGTCCCATTGATACCCAAGCATATATGTGAGGATGTGCTAATGGACTTTGATGCACTTAAAGCTGTACAGTCAGGGTTGGGGACTGCTGCCGTGATTGTGATGGATAAGTCAACGGATGTTGTAGACGCAATTGCAAGGCTCTCTTACTTCTACAAGCATGAGAGTTGTGGCCAGTGCACGCCATGCAGGGAAGGTACAGGGTGGCTTTGGATGATCATGGAAAGATTGAAGGTGGGGAATGCAAAACTGGAAGAGATTGACATGCTTCAAGAGGTGACGAAACAGATTGAAGGGCACACGATTTGTGCATTGGGTGATGCCGCTGCTTGGCCAGTCCAGGGTCTGATCAGGCACTTCAGACCGGAGCTCGAGAGGAGGATCAGAGAACGGGCAGAGAGGGAGCTACAACAGGCTGCCGCTGCTTGA
- the LOC113751385 gene encoding ankyrin-2-like isoform X1: MTVFTSTNAAGGYMAGKQVFPVEYEAESLSQRLVDAAHANDLKPASELISNPFVDVNHMGTVLLKARKTEVVLHDEDACEVRVEFEEFKTEVTALFLAAHNGNVALVRKLLSAGADVNQKMFRGYATTAAAREGHIEILKMLISGGAAQSACEEALLEACYLGRARPAELLMASDMVRPHVAVHALVTASFRGFKDFVDTLLKCGVDCNATARVLLQSSKPSLHANFDCNSLAAAILGRQISVVRLLLQVGARTDITVRLGAWSWDAATGEQFRVGAGLAEPYHVTWCAVEFFESSGAILRMLLQHLSPNIPHLGRTIIHHAILCGNARAVEVLLACGADAEFPVKTKQTAHRPIHMASEHGLAGALHHLINAGCDLNSLTESGETALMISARCKQEECLKLLTAAGADFGLSNIAGQCAKSIAGSVRWAYGFERAVLDVIRDGKNARSSNAAIFSSLIFVTQANDIEALKKLLKQPEINLDEQDENGFSAVMVVAAGGNVEAFRLLVHAGADVNLANNYGETAITLAEKHQNSDAFEKVMLNFLRAKGDNSYGGSSTLHRAAHNGDLNLVQALINEGYDVNLSDCDGYTPLMLAARAGNKSMCELLISRGARCDIKNAKLETALSLARENGGGKDAEAVILDELARTLVVGGAQVKKHIKQGKGSPHGKVLKMVGATGELRWGKSRKRNVICRGAEVGASATFRWNRRKKLDADEPGVFRVKTTKNKEVHFVCEGGLEMAELWVRGIRLVTREAIFGK, encoded by the exons ATGACGGTGTTCACCTCCACTAACGCAGCCGGCGGGTACATGGCGGGAAAGCAAGTGTTTCCGGTGGAGTACGAAGCAGAGTCGCTCTCTCAGCGGCTGGTCGACGCGGCTCACGCCAACGACTTGAAGCCGGCTTCGGAGTTAATATCTAACCCCTTCGTTGACGTTAATCACATGGGAACAGTTTTGTTGAAGGCTAGAAAAACCGAGGTGGTGTTGCATGACGAGGATGCCTGCGAAGTCCGCGTCGAGTTCGAGGAGTTTAAGACTGAGGTCACGGCGTTGTTCCTAGCAGCTCATAACGGAAATGTCGCACTCGTCCGAAAATTACTG AGTGCTGGAGCTGACGTGAATCAAAAAATGTTTCGAGGCTATGCCACAACAGCAGCTGCAAGAGAGGGCCATATTGAGATTTTGAAGATGTTAATTAGTGGGGGAGCAGCTCAATCTGCATGCGAAGAGGCTCTGTTGGAGGCATGCTACCTGGGGCGGGCCAGACCAGCTGAGCTTCTCATGGCCTCTGATATGGTCCGCCCACATGTTGCTGTACACGCCCTTGTCACTGCATCTTTTAGAGGGTTTAAAGACTTTGTGGACACACTTCTCAAG TGTGGTGTGGACTGTAATGCCACAGCCAGGGTGCTGCTTCAATCTTCCAAGCCATCTCTTCATGCCAATTTTGACTGTAACTCTCTGGCTGCTGCCATTCTTGGTAGGCAAATTTCTGTTGTTCGGCTGCTGTTACAG GTTGGTGCCAGAACAGATATCACGGTCAGGCTGGGAGCTTGGTCATGGGACGCTGCCACTGGAGAACAGTTCCGAGTAGGTGCAGGTCTGGCTGAGCCTTACCATGTAACGTGGTGTGCAGTGGAGTTCTTTGAATCCAGCGGTGCCATACTGAGGATGCTCCTCCAGCACCTTTCTCCTAATATTCCCCATTTAGGGAGGACAATCATCCACCACGCGATTCTCTGTGGAAATGCCAGAGCAGTTGAGGTGCTTTTAGCTTGTGGTGCTGATGCAGAATTCCCAGTCAAAACTAAACAAACAGCGCACCGTCCCATACATATGGCATCAGAACATGGGTTGGCCGGAGCTCTTCACCACCTTATTAATGCCGGCTGTGATCTGAACTCTCTCACAGAATCCGGTGAGACTGCACTGATGATTAGTGCTAGATGCAAGCAAGAGGAGTGCCTAAAACTTCTTACTGCAGCTGGTGCAGACTTTGGTTTGTCCAACATCGCTGGGCAGTGTGCCAAGTCAATTGCTGGATCAGTACGGTGGGCATATGGCTTCGAGCGAGCAGTTTTAGATGTTATTCGAGATGGGAAGAATGCTCGATCTAGCAATGCTGCAATTTTTTCTTCCTTAATATTTGTTACCCAAGCAAATGATATCGAGGCCTTGAAGAAACTTCTCAAGCAACCGGAGATAAATCTCGACGAGCAAGATGAAAATGGATTCTCAGCAGTCATGGTTGTGGCGGCGGGTGGTAATGTGGAGGCTTTTAGGTTGCTTGTTCATGCCGGAGCTGATGTAAATTTGGCTAACAACTATGGCGAAACCGCTATTACTTTGGCTGAAAAACACCAGAACAGTGATGCATTTGAAAAAGTAATGCTGAACTTCTTGCGTGCCAAGGGAGACAACAGCTACGGTGGATCTTCAACTCTACACCGTGCGGCACATAATGGCGACCTCAATCTGGTGCAAGCTTTGATAAACGAAGGATATGACGTCAATCTTTCTGATTGCGATGGATACACCCCACTGATGTTAGCAGCTAGGGCCGGAAACAAGAGCATGTGCGAGCTTTTGATATCTCGTGGTGCTAGATGTGACATTAAGAATGCAAAGCTTGAGACTGCACTCTCACTTGCCAGAGAGAACGGTGGTGGAAAAGACGCTGAAGCTGTGATACTGGATGAACTAGCTCGAACGCTCGTGGTAGGAGGAGCTCAAGTGAAGAAGCACATAAAGCAAGGCAAAGGAAGTCCCCATGGCAAGGTACTAAAGATGGTTGGAGCTACTGGTGAGCTGAGGTGGGgaaaatctaggaagagaaaCGTGATATGCCGCGGGGCAGAGGTTGGTGCGAGCGCGACGTTCCGGTGGAACAGACGAAAGAAGCTCGATGCCGATGAGCCGGGAGTTTTCCGGGTAAAAACCACAAAGAACAAGGAAGTGCATTTTGTGTGCGAGGGTGGACTTGAAATGGCAGAGCTGTGGGTGAGGGGAATTAGGCTTGTGACAAGGGAAGCTATTTTTGGCAAATAA